A single window of Terriglobales bacterium DNA harbors:
- the cobO gene encoding cob(I)yrinic acid a,c-diamide adenosyltransferase has product GPGKGKTTAAMGTALRAVGQGMKVLMLQFLKGSWHYGELDAVQAFGDKFVMKQMGRGFVKVGGAEPDPEDVRMVGEAWAEAEKAILSGEWDLIILDEINYAISYGMLDAATVVETLKKKPEMAHVILTGRNAHPTIVELADTVTEMRQVKHAYEKGVMAQRGIEY; this is encoded by the coding sequence GGTCCCGGCAAGGGCAAGACCACCGCCGCCATGGGGACGGCCTTGCGCGCCGTGGGTCAGGGCATGAAGGTGCTGATGCTGCAGTTCCTCAAGGGCTCCTGGCACTACGGCGAACTGGACGCGGTACAGGCCTTCGGCGACAAGTTTGTGATGAAGCAGATGGGCCGGGGCTTTGTGAAGGTGGGCGGCGCGGAACCCGACCCGGAAGACGTCCGCATGGTGGGCGAAGCGTGGGCGGAGGCGGAGAAAGCCATCCTCTCTGGCGAGTGGGACCTGATCATCCTGGATGAGATCAACTACGCCATTAGCTACGGCATGCTGGATGCCGCCACAGTGGTGGAAACGCTGAAGAAGAAGCCGGAGATGGCGCACGTCATCTTGACGGGGCGCAACGCGCATCCGACAATCGTGGAGTTGGCCGATACCGTCACCGAGATGCGCCAGGTGAAGCACGCCTACGAAAAAGGCGTGATGGCGCAGCGAGGCATAGAATACTGA